The following DNA comes from Brassica oleracea var. oleracea cultivar TO1000 chromosome C5, BOL, whole genome shotgun sequence.
TTATGTCATTCCTTGACAAGCCTTTACTAGTTCTTGCTTGTGAAGGATCTGAAAAGAATAGCTATATGCGAAAGAAAGCAAATGGCCAAGCCATTAAAAAACACATGCGGAATGGAGGAATGAATAGTTTTAATTTTCATCCTAGTCCAAGGATGGTAAGAGCTGTTTAAAACTCTTTCTTTCTTCATCAAATTTGTTTTCCTTACTTTTTTTTTTTTTTTTGCTTCAGTATTCAACTTTCATATACTCTTGTCATGTGTTATTATAGATTCCCCATGTTTATAAGCCAGAAGTTCAGCATGTTAAGTTTTCGATCGAGCAATTCATTCCACGTGGAAAGAAGCTACAAGATGAGCCTGCCGCTGAGACTCCAGCTTTCAAGAAAAAGCTTACACCGGAAGAGATGGATATGCTCGCCAAGTATTTCAAACCCAACGAGGAAAAGTGGAGAGTTTCCTTGATTGCTTTCCCTCACTTCCAAACATTGCCATCCTTAGTGCACAAAGTAATGCATTCACGCCAAACAAGCATATTAATTGATGCTATGCAGCATCTGCAAGAGACAACTTTGACAGAGCAAAGTAAAAGCTTCTTCATTAAGGTGTGGATCGTAATATTGGTATATAAAATTGGTCTTTCCTTGCTTTCATTTTCACTTACGTGGAATCACTTGCTCTGATAGTATGGAGCTCCTTTGGCTGAAAGAGATGAGCTTGACGCAGGTCTGAGGGTTGGTGATGATCCGAAAGGTAAATTTAGTCTCATTCAATCTTATTCTAACAGTCGCATGGATATGATTTACCCTTAGCTAGTAGGAGGTCTATAGACGCCATGGTCGAAAGAGCCTATTTAGGGATGTACTCTCTGCTCTGTTTAGATCCATGTCACTTCTCACAAACCCAAATAAATTGTCACTAAATTATAGGATGTAGATGTTTATAGACTCTAATAGGTTATGGTCTTTGTTTATGTGGGACTAATAACAGCACTCTTACGCGTGAAGCTGCAGGATGAATCGTAAAAAGTTCCAAACTTATATCCTGAAATCAATCTTTAGATGTTTTTCTATCGTACGTAATGCTAGAGTTCACTGCATCGAAGAACTACAAATTGCTACTGTCATGTATCTTCTGCATCTCATACATCTGAAAGGCAGGCCGTTCAATTGTATTAATGTGCAGATTTACCCTCTTTCGATGATTTGGATGTCAACACATCACAGAGAAAGGCAAAACAAGTTGTAGAATCTCCCACAAGCACATTAGAGACTACAGAGAAGGAATTCGAAGCATCTTCACCAACACACTGTTATCTTTTCAATTCAGAATGTGCGTCCGTTGATACTCTGGGGAAGGTCTTTATATTGCCGGTTCCTCTTTCATTATCTTCTAATGTACCAGGGTCAGACTATGTGGGAAGAGAAAAAGAACTTTCTTCCCCGAATAAATCCCACATTGACGTTGTTCCGATGGATAGTTCCTCAAAACATCGGCAAGATAGTATTCCATGCAAGTTAAAGCAAGGATTCTTGCCAGATTGTGCCAACGAGACTTTGGAGTCCCAAAGCCTTTTGAAATGGCACTCCACCGATGTAGGTAAAGGAGATATAGAGAATTGTGCTGGAGAAATTATGATATCATCGGATGAAGAAGACGACTGTGAGGATTTGGAGCTTAGTCCAAGGCTCACTAACTTCATCAAGAGTGGCGTTGTTCCAGATTCACCTGTCTATGACCAAGGTTAGTGTTATATCCTGAACATTTACTATCGGTTAGAATGGGAAATATAACTAGATAGTTTTAAATGACTAGCATATCTGCTTGAATGTATTTTTGCATCTGCCATTGATTCAAACAGACGGAATGCATCAATCATAGTGTTTGGGGTTGCGGTTGCAGCTTGCAACTGACTGCAACCACATAGCTTTGGTATTAGATAAGTTGTACATATACATTCTTCAATGAGAACATCTGGAATTTGAGCCCGTAATAGAAATAAAACTCAGAAACATGTTTACTTTGACACATCTATATAACTTTTCTATTCCATTTGTGCAAACAAAGACTTGGAACTTATTATATTCTGATAACATCTTTAACGCTGCAGGAGTTGCATACGAAGCAAACAGAGAAGAAGACCTTGATCTTCCACCCACGAGTTTAAGTAATGAATTGGAAGAAGAGCCATCGACACCTGAGAAAAAGGTTCACATTGCTTCCACGGCCAATGAATTCAGAACTCCTCAGAAGGAAGAAGATTTAGCCAACGAAACAGAAAGCTTCGCTGTTTCTCCAATGCCTGAGGAGTGGAGAACTCCCTTGGCGAATATCACGAACGCAAGCAGCAGCGCTAGCAAAGATTGGCGCGTGAGTTCGGGAGAAAAGTCAGAAACTCTTCGACAGCCTCGCAAGTTGAAGAGACTTCGTAGACTTGGAGATTGCTCGAGTGCTGTGAAGGAGAATAATCCTGGTACTGCAAAGACAGACCATATCCGATCTCGTTCTCGCAGTGAAAAGAACATAAGAGGTAATATGATTCTGTATTTCCTTGTTCAAATAACTTGACATCACCAGAATCTACTTTCATTAATGTGGAAGATTTAAGTCGAATTTTACACTTTGTGCATTAGCGACAGTAATTTTTTTTTTATTCAACGTAAAGTGAAACACTTGTTACATTGACCTGTTTGAGTAATTGGCTAATTAGTTGCTCTGTGTTCAAGGCAAGAAGAAGATACGCGCAGATAATAATGCTAGAATCTTCATTGATGCGGAAGCTGAGTAAGTTATCATCTAATCCAAAAACAACCATCTGATTATCTTTCTTACTTTCACAGATCAATTTGTAGTTTTCCTTGATACAGAGTTTGACATTTACTTGCTTAAACCTGTCTTATTGATTAGGGTGTCTTCGGAATCAGAAATTTCGGTTGATGAGAACGTAGATTTGACCAGCGATTCATTTGAAGATAGCTTCATAGATGACGGTACAATGCCTACAGCAAATACTCAAGCCGAGTGTGCTAAAGTTGACATGATGGCCGTTTACAGGTATATATCGAATCAAAACAAGTCTTTCTTCTACTATGAGTAAAATGGTCTATGAGTTTACTAAGAATCATAAGCTATGGTTTCCACAGACGTTCTCTACTCAGCCAATCACCAGTACCGGGAAGATTTCGTGATGTAGTTGCATCAAGTCCGAGTCCTTATTCTTCTGGTCTCTTGAAGACAATAAATGAGAGCAGAAGCGACTCAGATAAATCATTGTCCTCTCTTAGAACCCCACAAACAACGAACAACGAGTCAAACAAGGATGCAATGGCCACAGGAGACTTTTCGGTAGCACAAATCTCAACAGACAGCCGGAAAAGGAAATTCAGCTTATGCAACTCAGCGAATGTCCCAGTGATTAACTTGGAAAACAAGTTTGAAGCTCATGCACAAGCCACGGAGAAGGAAAGCCATGAAGGTCCGAGAAGCAATGCAGGTGCATCACAGTACAAAGATGAGGATGAAGATGATGATGCATTCTACGCGACACTGGACTTTGATGCCATGGAAGCGCATGCGACATTGCTATTGTCGAAACAAAGGTCAGACAAGAAAACAAAAGAAGATGCATCGGTGAAACCTCATCTGGGCAATCAGAGGAATGATGGTTTGCCGAATGATGGGCCATCTTTTGATCTTGGTTTGTGGTGATTATTCTCCTATTAAGTTAAAGTGTATAAAGGTTGACATTTGGATGTATGTTTTGTGTATTTAGTTTGTGTCATATTTATCTTAATGAGAACAATCTATTAATTATCAAGCCCACTAATTATCTTAGTGGGAGCTGCTGGAACAGTATGTTGTAGACCAAGAAGACATACCGATGATTTTGCTGGAGTAGCTACACCAAAAATGGTCAATATACAATCAAGTCTGGATATTGGGTAACTACAAATATAATGACAGATGACCAGGAAAAATAAGTTCTAAAGCTTAGTATAACCAAACTTCAAGGTTTTGCTTGGAAAGTGAATGCACCACAAAAAATTTGTCATTTTATATGGCAATTAATCTCAGGACAGGTAGCGGTCACAAGGAATCAGGTACGTCACAATATGCGATATGATAAGTACTGTCCAAGATGTGGAGAGCCAGAATAAACTGTTACTCATGCGATCTTGCCCACCGGCCTTACAAACATGGGCATTATCATCAACACTGTCAAGCTCTAAAAATTTCCCGATCTCGAGTATCTACGCCAACATGGACTGTCTATTTTGGAGGAAGAATAGTATTATGGAGCCAGAAGATGATAGAAATACTTATCCTTGGATAATCAGGTATATTTGGAAGGCTAGGAATGATAGGCTATTTAGAGGTATAGACATTGACCCATTGAAACTAGTCAGATATGCAGTGAGTGAGTGTCATGCTTGATACAATGCAAATGATACTAGACAGGTTCCTCCACAAGCATTAATTGTTGAAAAAACACAAGCCTTAAGCTTGAGTAATATTTGCATGGTGGATGGTTCATGGACCTCCACAAGTCAATACAATGAAATTGGATGGGTTTGGAAGGATAGCATGGAAAAGATCCAATTAATGGGGACACATAACCTAAGGAGGCATGAGACATCACTATACTCGGAACTGGATCTATACTCGGAACTGGAAGCGCTAAGATGGGCAATGGAGAGCATGCTACAACATTCGACATGTCAGGGATTTGAGACAAATTGCAAGGACCTGATTGCAATGATAACAGACCCACAAGCTTGGCCAAACTTCTCAACTGAGTAGGAGGTCATTCAAATTCTCCAGATGTGTTTTTCCGACTTCAAGATCAGCTACTTCCCAAGGGCGCCAAGTGAAATTGATGATTCGCTAGCTAGGAATACCCGTTCTTTGATACCAAATGACCAAAACCTCCTGAGGAGTCGGCACTCTAAGTTGGTAAAGGGGAGAAGCCTTGCTGCTATGAAACTGTACAGTTTCAAAGGCAAGGGATGTGGAGTGAATGGTCGCACGAAAGATGCATAAGGCCTTCAATATTCCAACTCAATGCCCTAAGATATGACACACCAAGAAGGATCAAAAAGATCAATGGATATTTCACACCATTGAAAGAAAAGTGAGAATCACTCTCAAGGTTCCAAAAATAATCACTCAAAAGCTTATTTTATTCCATAGAGATTACAACTTATTTATAGGAAACTAAACTTGTTGAGAGAGCTATATAATTAATACATAGGAAATCACAAAATAGTGCATGGAGGAGAGAGAAGGTTCTTGGAAGAAGCAATCCTTGCATGCATGAGAGAGAAGCTTTCGATGCAATTTAGTTTCTGATTTTCGTCACTTTTTTTGGACAGCAAATAAACCACTTGATTTTGATTTTTTTTTGGCTTGTAACTCCATAAAATGGGCTAGACATGTTACCTAACATCATGGGTTGATTTCTAAATATTTTTCTTGTCCATAACTTCATAAATCAGCCTAAGATCACATCATACTCCTCCTCTTCAAAAACATTTGTCCTCAAATCTTGTTCTATGGAGAAAGAAAACTTGAACACACACTTCCAAAAGATCCAACAGATTTGTTGAACATAAATGTATAAAACTCTTTTTTTTTTGTAGAAGATGGATAGATGAGAATGATGGATATAGAAGTGAATACCAAACTCAAAGTGTTGCTTTGATACCAAATGACCAAAACCTCCTCGAGAGTCGGCATTCTAAGTTGGTAAAGGGGAGAAGCCTTGCTGCTATGAAACCATAAAGTTTTAAAGGCAAGGGATACGGAGTGAAT
Coding sequences within:
- the LOC106296164 gene encoding uncharacterized protein LOC106296164; amino-acid sequence: MGPEFPIELVEEEDGFDWEAAVREIDLACLKSLNPSSSSSTHFTNDNGTKPAKRQSTLDRFIDRSTPDPPVVSDPSFECGTNDNTPSVGIDPETAKTWIYPVNVPLRDYQFAITKTALFSNTLVALPTGLGKTLIAAVVMYNYFRWFPQGKIVFAAPSRPLVMQQIEACHNIVGIPQEWTIDLTGQTCPSKRASLWKTKRVFFVTPQVLEKDIQSGTCVTNCLVCLVIDEAHRALGNYSYCVVVRELMAVPVQLRILALTATPGSKTQAIQGILDNLQISTLEYRNESDHDVCPYVHDRKVELIEVPLGKDADEVSKRLLDVIRPYAVRLKNFGVILIRDYQTLSPHELLMARDKFREAPVPGIPHISHGDVESCFAALITLYHIRKLLSSHGIRPAYEMLEEKLQEGPFARLMSKNEDIRMTKLLMQQRLSNGAPSPKLSKMLEILVDHYKIKDPRTSRVIIFSNFRGSVRDIMDALSNIGDVVKATEFIGQSSGKTLKGQSQKVQQAVLEKFRSGGFNVIVATSIGEEGLDIMEVDLVICFDANVSPLRMIQRMGRTGRKNNGRVVVLACEGSEKNSYMRKKANGQAIKKHMRNGGMNSFNFHPSPRMIPHVYKPEVQHVKFSIEQFIPRGKKLQDEPAAETPAFKKKLTPEEMDMLAKYFKPNEEKWRVSLIAFPHFQTLPSLVHKVMHSRQTSILIDAMQHLQETTLTEQSKSFFIKYGAPLAERDELDAGLRVGDDPKDLPSFDDLDVNTSQRKAKQVVESPTSTLETTEKEFEASSPTHCYLFNSECASVDTLGKVFILPVPLSLSSNVPGSDYVGREKELSSPNKSHIDVVPMDSSSKHRQDSIPCKLKQGFLPDCANETLESQSLLKWHSTDVGKGDIENCAGEIMISSDEEDDCEDLELSPRLTNFIKSGVVPDSPVYDQGVAYEANREEDLDLPPTSLSNELEEEPSTPEKKVHIASTANEFRTPQKEEDLANETESFAVSPMPEEWRTPLANITNASSSASKDWRVSSGEKSETLRQPRKLKRLRRLGDCSSAVKENNPGTAKTDHIRSRSRSEKNIRGKKKIRADNNARIFIDAEAEVSSESEISVDENVDLTSDSFEDSFIDDGTMPTANTQAECAKVDMMAVYRRSLLSQSPVPGRFRDVVASSPSPYSSGLLKTINESRSDSDKSLSSLRTPQTTNNESNKDAMATGDFSVAQISTDSRKRKFSLCNSANVPVINLENKFEAHAQATEKESHEGPRSNAGASQYKDEDEDDDAFYATLDFDAMEAHATLLLSKQRSDKKTKEDASVKPHLGNQRNDGLPNDGPSFDLGLW